One part of the Eptesicus fuscus isolate TK198812 chromosome 20, DD_ASM_mEF_20220401, whole genome shotgun sequence genome encodes these proteins:
- the FSCN2 gene encoding fascin-2 isoform X2 translates to MPTNGLHQVLKIQFGLVNDTDRYLTAESFGFKVNASAPSLKRKQIWVLEPDPGQGPAVLFRSSHLGRYLSAEEDGRVACEAERPGRDCRFLVLPQPDGRWALQSEPHGRFFGGTEDRLSCFATAVSPAELWTVHLAIHPQAHLLSVSRRRYVHLCPQEDEMAADSNTPWGVDALVTLIFQNRRYCLKSCDSRYLRSDGRLVWEPEARARYTLEFKAGKLAFKDCDGRYLAPVGPTGMLRAGRNTRPGKDELFDLEESHPQVVLVAANRRYVSVRQGVNVSANQDEELDHETFLMQIDRETKKCTFYASTGGYWALVTHGGIQATATQVSASTMFEVEWRGRRVALKAHNGRYVCMKKNGQLAATSDFVGQDEEFVLKLINRPLLVLRGLDGFVCHRRGSSQLDTNRSVYDVFHLSFSDGAYHIRGRGGGFWHTGSHGSVCSDGERPEDFLFEFRERGRLAIRARSGKYLRGGASGLLRADADAPAGFALWEY, encoded by the exons ATGCCCACCAACggcctccaccaggtgctgaagATCCAGTTCGGCCTCGTCAACGACACTGACCGCTACCTGACGGCCGAGAGCTTCGGCTTCAAGGTCAACGCCTCGGCGCCCAGCCTCAAGCGGAAGCAGATCTGGGTGCTGGAGCCGGACCCCGGGCAGGGCCCCGCCGTGCTGTTCCGCAGCAGCCACCTGGGCCGCTACCTGTCGGCCGAGGAGGACGGGCGCGTGGCCTGCGAGGCGGAGCGGCCGGGCCGCGACTGCCGCTTCCTGGTCCTGCCGCAGCCCGACGGGCGCTGGGCGCTGCAGTCGGAGCCGCACGGCCGCTTCTTCGGCGGCACCGAGGACCGGCTGTCCTGCTTCGCCACCGCCGTCTCCCCGGCCGAGCTGTGGACCGTGCACCTGGCCATCCACCCGCAGGCGCACCTGCTGAGCGTGAGCCGGCGGCGCTACGTGCACCTGTGCCCGCAGGAGGACGAGATGGCCGCCGACAGCAACACGCCGTGGGGCGTGGACGCGCTCGTCACCCTGATCTTCCAGAACCGGCGCTACTGCCTCAAGTCCTGCGACAGCCGCTACCTGCGCAGCGACGGCCGCCTGGTCTGGGAGCCCGAGGCCCGCGCCCGCTACACGCTGGAGTTCAAGGCGGGCAAGCTGGCCTTCAAGGACTGCGACGGCCGCTACCTGGCGCCCGTGGGGCCCACGGGCATGCTCAGGGCCGGGCGCAACACGCGGCCGGGCAAGGACGAGCTGTTCGACCTGGAGGAGAGTCACCCGCAGGTGGTGCTGGTGGCCGCCAACCGCCGCTACGTGTCCGTGCGGCAAG GGGTCAACGTCTCAGCCAACCAAGACGAAGAGCTGGATCACGAGACCTTCCTAATGCAAATTGACCGGGAGACAAAGAAGTGCACCTTCTATGCCAGCACCGGGGGCTACTGGGCCCTGGTCACCCATGGGGGCATCCAGGCCACAGCCACACAAGT CTCAGCCAGCACCATGTTTGAGGTGGAGTGGCGTGGCCGGCGGGTGGCCCTCAAGGCCCACAATGGGCGCTACGTGTGCATGAAGAAGAACGGACAGCTGGCGGCCACCAGCGACTTCGTGG GCCAGGACGAGGAGTTCGTCCTCAAGCTCATCAACCGGCCCCTCCTGGTGCTGCGCGGCCTGGACGGCTTCGTGTGCCACCGGCGCGGCTCCAGCCAGCTGGACACCAACCGCTCCGTCTACGACGTCTTCCACCTGAGCTTCAGCGACGGCGCCTACCACATCCGAG GCCGCGGCGGCGGGTTCTGGCACACGGGCAGCCACGGCAGCGTGTGCAGCGACGGCGAGCGGCCCGAGGACTTCCTCTTCGAGTTCCGCGAGCGCGGCCGCCTGGCCATCCGCGCCCGGAGCGGCAAGTACCTGCGCGGCGGCGCCTCGGGGCTGCTGCGCGCGGACGCGGACGCGCCTGCGGGGTTCGCACTCTGGGAGTACTGA
- the FAAP100 gene encoding Fanconi anemia core complex-associated protein 100 isoform X2 yields MAGLAPRVHYLAGFSCPVGGLTAGGPRVLHLGAEVFVAAGRELVYVYDREARQLTAAYRFPGQVWHLEVLAPRRALLVLCARRGVYCLSLDQARRSVSQRDGDDEDGESPSPVTAVDPDTCVLPDATLCAFTVLGDLLIALAQGPAQWKTLVPSGLAPGDPKALVRILHHLEQPIIFIGALRTEPSAEGPEAADLDCLVALGRHGRTLAIKASWDEAGSLVPELREYCLPGPVLCAACGGDSHVYHSTPSGLCAVDLARGGTPGDPVPPDGPGRLPPLLCPASLGVCSVVTLSPPSRSPEGGTELLALSAKGRLMTCRLDLSPEPPQPARVTAADTGRKIKDLLCGIGTVSERVSSLKKAVDQRNRALTCLNEAMNVSCALLASREGARPVSCTTTTAWSRRELRDVLTATCLLENSSGFRLDRGWALCVQVLPGSHASDSDPAGSAVTYTVPVDRLGPGERREVTLLLGPGEDGALDLPVTVSCALFLSLREVVGGALAPSDPFKDPSLDGCPPDVLPEQEGICLPLGEHTVDMLQGLRFPGLAAPPAQAPAPCPPPGDPVSTFLGTCWRPGSEPAGPESLRAKYLPPSVAAIRVSAELLRAALGDRDPGVSLCCATLQWLLAQNAAVDAVRARALTSVQALTPDGAEIRLIVQEVAVAGLCPAGPVQAVEVQVESSSLANMCRAHHAIVGRMQRMVVEQAARGSSPPDLRVQYLQQIQANHETLLREVQALRDRLCTEDEASSRATAERLLQVYQQLRSPSLLLL; encoded by the exons ATGGCCGGGCTGGCGCCGCGCGTGCACTACCTGGCGGGCTTCAGCTGCCCGGTCGGGGGCCTGACGGCGGGCGGGCCCCGCGTGCTGCACCTCGGCGCGGAGGTCTTCGTGGCCGCCGGGAGGGAGCTGGTCTACGTCTACGACCGGGAGGCGCGGCAGCTGACC GCGGCGTACAGGTTTCCCGGGCAGGTGTGGCACCTGGAGGTCCTGGCCCCGCGCAGGGCGCTGCTCGTCCTGTGCGCCCGGAGGGGCGTCTACTGCCTGTCCTTGGACCAGGCCCGCAG GTCTGTGAGCCAGAGGGATGGGGACGACGAGGACGGCGAGTCCCCGTCCCCCGTGACCGCTGTGGACCCAGACACCTGTGTGCTCCCCGACGCCACGCTGTGCGCGTTCACCGTGCTGGGCGACCTGCTCATCGCGCTGGCGCAGGGCCCCGCCCAGTGGAAG ACCCTGGTCCCCTCCGGGCTGGCCCCTGGTGACCCCAAGGCCCTGGTCAGGATCCTGCACCACCTGGAACAGCCCATCATCTTCATCGGGGCCTTGAGGACGGAGCCCTCGGCTGAGGGCCCAGAGGCTGCGGACTTGGACTGCCTGGTGGCGCTCGGCCGCCACGGCCGGACCCTGGCCATCAAGGCCAGCTGGGACGAGGCGGGGAGTCTGGTGCCGGAGCTGCGCGAGTACTGCCTGCCGGGGCCTGTGCTCTGCGCGGCCTGTGGCGGGGACAGCCACGTCTACCACAGCACCCCGTCCGGCCTCTGCGCGGTGGACCTGGCTCGAGGAGGCACCCCCGGGGACCCCGTGCCGCCCGACGGCCCGGGACGCCTGCCCCCTCTGCTGTGTCCCGCCAGCTTGGGTGTCTGCAGCGTCGTCACCCTCTCGCCGCCGTCTAGGTCGCCTGAAG GGGGCACCGAGCTCCTGGCCCTGTCGGCCAAAGGCCGCCTGATGACCTGCCGCTTGGACCTGAGCCCCGAGCCCCCTCAGCCCGCCCGGGTGACCGCGGCGGACACGGGCCGGAAGATCAAGGACCTGCTCTGCGGGATCGGCACCGTCTCTGAGAG AGTGTCCTCCCTGAAGAAGGCCGTGGACCAGCGCAACAGGGCCCTGACGTGTCTGAACGAGGCCATGAACGTGAGCTGTGCCCTGCTGGCCAGCCGGGAGGGCGCCCGGCCCGTCTCCTGCACCACCACCACGGCCTGGAGCCGCCGGGAGCTGCGGGACGTGCTGACCGCCACCTGCCTGCTGGAGAACAGCAGCGGCTTCCGCCTGGACCGCGGCTGGGCCCTGTGCGTCCAGGTGCTGCCCGGCTCCCACGCCTCGGACTCGGACCCGGCGGGCTCGGCCGTGACCTACACCGTCCCCGTGGACCGGCTGGGCCCCGGCGAGCGGCGGGAGGTGACGCTGCTCCTGGGCCCCGGGGAGGACGGCGCGCTAGACCTGCCCGTGACCGTGTCCTGCGCGCTCTTCCTCAGCCTCAGGGAGGTCGTGGGCGGGGCCCTGGCCCCCTCGGACCCTTTCAAGGACCCCTCCTTGGACGGGTGCCCCCCCGACGTCCTGCCTGAGCAGGAGGGTATCTGCCTGCCCCTGGGCGAGCACACGGTGGACATGCTGCAGGGCCTGCGCTTCCCGGGCCTGGCTGCGCCCCCCGCGCAGGCCCCCgcgccctgcccccctcccggcGACCCCGTGAGCACCTTCCTGGGAACCTGCTGGCGGCCGGGCAGCGAGCCGGCGGGGCCCGAGTCCCTGCGCGCCAAGTACCTGCCGCCGTCCGTGGCCGCCATCCGGGTGTCCGCGGAGCTGCTCAGAGCTGCCctgggggacagggacccag GCGTGTCCCTGTGCTGCGCCACcctgcagtggctgctggcccagaACGCCGCCGTGGACGCCGTGCGGGCCCGAGCCCTGACCTCTGTCCAGGCCCTGACCCCGGACGGCGCCGAGATCCGCCTCATCGTCCAGGAG GTGGCGGTGGCCGGCCTGTGCCCGGCGGGGCCCGTGCAGGCCGTGGAGGTCCAGGTGGAGAGCTCCTCGCTGGCCAACATGTGCCGGGCCCACCACGCCATCGTCGGGCGCATGCAG AGGATGGTGGTGGAGCAGGCCGCCCGGGGCTCCAGCCCCCCCGACCTCCGCGTGCAGTATCTCCAGCAGATCCAGGCCAACCACGAG acGCTGCTGCGGGAGGTGCAGGCCCTGCGGGACCGGCTGTGCACAGAGGACGAGGCCAGCTCCCGGGCGACGGCGGAGCGGCTCCTGCAGGTGTACCAGCAGCTCCgcagccccagcctcctcctgctgtga
- the NPLOC4 gene encoding nuclear protein localization protein 4 homolog — protein sequence MAESIIIRVQSPDGVKRITATKRETAAAFLKKVAKEFGFQNNGFSVYVNRNKTGEITASSNKSLNLLKIKHGDLLFLFPSSLAGPSSEMETSATVNLRAPNVVEDEIDQYLSRQDGKIYRSRDPQLCRHGPLGKCVHCVPLEPFDEDYLNHLEPPVKHMSFHAYIRKLTGGADKGKFVALENISCKIKLGCEGHLPWPNGICTKCQPSAITLNRQKYRHVDNIMFENHTVADRFLDFWRKTGNQHFGYLYGRYTEHKDIPLGIRAEVAAIYEPPQIGTQNSLELLEDPKAEVVDEIAAKLGLRKVGWIFTDLVSEDTRKGTVRYSRNKDTYFLSAEECITAGDFQNKHPNMCRLSPDGHFGSKFVTAVATGGPDNQVHFEGYQVSNQCMALVRDECLLPCKDAPELGYAKESSSEQYVPDVFYKDIDKFGNEITQLARPLPVEYLIIDITTTFPKDPVYTFSISQNPFPIENRDVLGETQDFHSLATYLSQNTSAMFLDTISDFHLLLFLVTNEVMPLQDSISLLLEAVRTRNEELAQTWKKSEQWATIEQLCSTVGVQLPGLQEYGAVGGSSHAAAAAMWACEHCTFMNQPGTGHCEMCSLPRT from the exons ATGGCCGAGAGCATC ATAATCCGTGTCCAGTCCCCGGACGGGGTGAAGCGGATCACGGCGACCAAGAGGGAGACGGCTGCAGCGTTCCTGAAGAAG GTCGCAAAGGAGTTTGGCTTCCAGAATAACGGCTTCTCGGTGTATGTCAATAGAAACAAGACTGGAGAGATCACAGCGTCCTCCAACAAGTCCCTCAACCTGCTGAAGATCAA GCACGGCGACCTGTTGTTCCTGTTTCCCTCGAGCCTGGCCGGACCCTCGTCAGAAATGGAGACTTCCGCCACGGTGAACTTGAGGGCTCCCAACGTGGTGGAAGATGAGATCGACCAGTACCTGAGCAGACAGGACGGGAAGATCTACCGGAGCCGCGACCCGCAGCT GTGCCGCCACGGGCCACTGGGGAAGTGCGTGCACTGCGTTCCTCTGGAG CCGTTCGACGAGGACTACCTAAACCACCTCGAGCCGCCCGTAAAGCACATGTCCTTCCACGCCTACATCCGGAAGCTGACCGGGGGCGCCGACAA GGGGAAGTTTGTTGCCCTGGAGAACATCAGTTGCAAGATTAAGTTGGGGTGTGAGGGACACCTCCCGTGGCCCAACGGGATCTGCACTAAGTGCCAGCCCAGCGCCATCACGCTGAACAGACAG AAATACAGACATGTGGACAATATCATGTTTGAGAATCACACGGTTGCTGACCGCTTCCTTGACTTCTGGAGGAAGACGGGGAACCAGCATTTCGGGTACTTGTACGGACGGTACACGGAGCACAAGGACATTCCTCTGGGCATCCGGGCCGAGGTGGCCGCCATTTACGAGCCTCCTCAG ATTGGGACACAGAACAGCTTGGAGCTTCTTGAAGACCCAAAAGCCGAGGTGGTGGATGAAATCGCTGCCAAGCTCGGCCTGAGGAAG GTCGGCTGGATATTCACAGACCTCGTCTCGGAAGACACCCGCAAGGGCACCGTCCGGTACAGTCGGAACAAG GACACCTACTTCCTGAGCGCAGAGGAGTGCATCACCGCGGGGGACTTCCAGAACAAGCACCCCAACATGTGCCGGCTCTCTCCGGACGGGCACTTCGGCTCCAAGTTCGTCACTGCCGTGGCCACAG GCGGCCCGGACAACCAGGTCCACTTCGAAGGCTACCAGGTGTCCAACCAGTGCATGGCGCTGGTGCGGGACGAGTGCCTGCTGCCCTGCAAGGACGCGCCCGAGCTCGGCTACGCCAAGGAGTCCAGCAGCGAGCAGTACGTGCCCGACGTGTTTTATAAG GACATAGACAAGTTTGGCAACGAGATCACCCAGCTGGCCCGCCCGCTGCCCGTGGAGTATCTGATCATAGAC ATCACAACAACGTTCCCCAAGGATCCAGTTTATACTTTTTCTATTTCACAAAACCCATTTCCTATTGAGAACCGGGACGTGTTAGGGGAAACACAG GACTTCCATAGTTTGGCCACCTACCTGTCGCAGAATACCTCCGCCATGTTCTTGGACACCATCTCAGATTTCCACCTCCTGCTCTTCCTGGTCACCAACGAAGTCATGCCTCTGCAG GACAGCATCAGCTTGCTGCTGGAGGCCGTGCGGACCCGGAACGAGGAGCTCGCCCAGACCTGGAAGAAGTCGGAGCAGTGGGCCACCATCGAGCAGCTCTGCA gcACAGTTGGGGTGCAGCTTCCCGGCCTCCAGGAGTACGGAGCCGTCGGGGGCTCCTCACATGCCGCCGCGGCCGCCATGTGGGCCTGTGAGCACTGCACCTTCATGAACCAGCCGGGCACCGGCCACTGCGAGATGTGCAGCCTCCCCAGGACCTAG
- the FSCN2 gene encoding fascin-2 isoform X1 — MPTNGLHQVLKIQFGLVNDTDRYLTAESFGFKVNASAPSLKRKQIWVLEPDPGQGPAVLFRSSHLGRYLSAEEDGRVACEAERPGRDCRFLVLPQPDGRWALQSEPHGRFFGGTEDRLSCFATAVSPAELWTVHLAIHPQAHLLSVSRRRYVHLCPQEDEMAADSNTPWGVDALVTLIFQNRRYCLKSCDSRYLRSDGRLVWEPEARARYTLEFKAGKLAFKDCDGRYLAPVGPTGMLRAGRNTRPGKDELFDLEESHPQVVLVAANRRYVSVRQGVNVSANQDEELDHETFLMQIDRETKKCTFYASTGGYWALVTHGGIQATATQVSASTMFEVEWRGRRVALKAHNGRYVCMKKNGQLAATSDFVGERSPPAGPSSAGGALGRSGQARTGRLPAGQDEEFVLKLINRPLLVLRGLDGFVCHRRGSSQLDTNRSVYDVFHLSFSDGAYHIRGRGGGFWHTGSHGSVCSDGERPEDFLFEFRERGRLAIRARSGKYLRGGASGLLRADADAPAGFALWEY, encoded by the exons ATGCCCACCAACggcctccaccaggtgctgaagATCCAGTTCGGCCTCGTCAACGACACTGACCGCTACCTGACGGCCGAGAGCTTCGGCTTCAAGGTCAACGCCTCGGCGCCCAGCCTCAAGCGGAAGCAGATCTGGGTGCTGGAGCCGGACCCCGGGCAGGGCCCCGCCGTGCTGTTCCGCAGCAGCCACCTGGGCCGCTACCTGTCGGCCGAGGAGGACGGGCGCGTGGCCTGCGAGGCGGAGCGGCCGGGCCGCGACTGCCGCTTCCTGGTCCTGCCGCAGCCCGACGGGCGCTGGGCGCTGCAGTCGGAGCCGCACGGCCGCTTCTTCGGCGGCACCGAGGACCGGCTGTCCTGCTTCGCCACCGCCGTCTCCCCGGCCGAGCTGTGGACCGTGCACCTGGCCATCCACCCGCAGGCGCACCTGCTGAGCGTGAGCCGGCGGCGCTACGTGCACCTGTGCCCGCAGGAGGACGAGATGGCCGCCGACAGCAACACGCCGTGGGGCGTGGACGCGCTCGTCACCCTGATCTTCCAGAACCGGCGCTACTGCCTCAAGTCCTGCGACAGCCGCTACCTGCGCAGCGACGGCCGCCTGGTCTGGGAGCCCGAGGCCCGCGCCCGCTACACGCTGGAGTTCAAGGCGGGCAAGCTGGCCTTCAAGGACTGCGACGGCCGCTACCTGGCGCCCGTGGGGCCCACGGGCATGCTCAGGGCCGGGCGCAACACGCGGCCGGGCAAGGACGAGCTGTTCGACCTGGAGGAGAGTCACCCGCAGGTGGTGCTGGTGGCCGCCAACCGCCGCTACGTGTCCGTGCGGCAAG GGGTCAACGTCTCAGCCAACCAAGACGAAGAGCTGGATCACGAGACCTTCCTAATGCAAATTGACCGGGAGACAAAGAAGTGCACCTTCTATGCCAGCACCGGGGGCTACTGGGCCCTGGTCACCCATGGGGGCATCCAGGCCACAGCCACACAAGT CTCAGCCAGCACCATGTTTGAGGTGGAGTGGCGTGGCCGGCGGGTGGCCCTCAAGGCCCACAATGGGCGCTACGTGTGCATGAAGAAGAACGGACAGCTGGCGGCCACCAGCGACTTCGTGGGTGAGCGCTCCCcgcctgctgggccctct TCTGCTGGGGGAGCCCTTGGCCGGAGCGGCCAGGCGCGGACAGGACGGCTCCCCGCAGGCCAGGACGAGGAGTTCGTCCTCAAGCTCATCAACCGGCCCCTCCTGGTGCTGCGCGGCCTGGACGGCTTCGTGTGCCACCGGCGCGGCTCCAGCCAGCTGGACACCAACCGCTCCGTCTACGACGTCTTCCACCTGAGCTTCAGCGACGGCGCCTACCACATCCGAG GCCGCGGCGGCGGGTTCTGGCACACGGGCAGCCACGGCAGCGTGTGCAGCGACGGCGAGCGGCCCGAGGACTTCCTCTTCGAGTTCCGCGAGCGCGGCCGCCTGGCCATCCGCGCCCGGAGCGGCAAGTACCTGCGCGGCGGCGCCTCGGGGCTGCTGCGCGCGGACGCGGACGCGCCTGCGGGGTTCGCACTCTGGGAGTACTGA
- the FAAP100 gene encoding Fanconi anemia core complex-associated protein 100 isoform X1, translating to MAGLAPRVHYLAGFSCPVGGLTAGGPRVLHLGAEVFVAAGRELVYVYDREARQLTAAYRFPGQVWHLEVLAPRRALLVLCARRGVYCLSLDQARRSVSQRDGDDEDGESPSPVTAVDPDTCVLPDATLCAFTVLGDLLIALAQGPAQWKVQLFECPCPGEDPGPRGQIGEVELSTHTPPAGSPGQPQALPFLPVLCCVSLRSSRARHGSPHGPRALTLEGSLFGLLFGADAALLESPVILCGLPDGQLCSVVLQTLVPSGLAPGDPKALVRILHHLEQPIIFIGALRTEPSAEGPEAADLDCLVALGRHGRTLAIKASWDEAGSLVPELREYCLPGPVLCAACGGDSHVYHSTPSGLCAVDLARGGTPGDPVPPDGPGRLPPLLCPASLGVCSVVTLSPPSRSPEGGTELLALSAKGRLMTCRLDLSPEPPQPARVTAADTGRKIKDLLCGIGTVSERVSSLKKAVDQRNRALTCLNEAMNVSCALLASREGARPVSCTTTTAWSRRELRDVLTATCLLENSSGFRLDRGWALCVQVLPGSHASDSDPAGSAVTYTVPVDRLGPGERREVTLLLGPGEDGALDLPVTVSCALFLSLREVVGGALAPSDPFKDPSLDGCPPDVLPEQEGICLPLGEHTVDMLQGLRFPGLAAPPAQAPAPCPPPGDPVSTFLGTCWRPGSEPAGPESLRAKYLPPSVAAIRVSAELLRAALGDRDPGVSLCCATLQWLLAQNAAVDAVRARALTSVQALTPDGAEIRLIVQEVAVAGLCPAGPVQAVEVQVESSSLANMCRAHHAIVGRMQRMVVEQAARGSSPPDLRVQYLQQIQANHETLLREVQALRDRLCTEDEASSRATAERLLQVYQQLRSPSLLLL from the exons ATGGCCGGGCTGGCGCCGCGCGTGCACTACCTGGCGGGCTTCAGCTGCCCGGTCGGGGGCCTGACGGCGGGCGGGCCCCGCGTGCTGCACCTCGGCGCGGAGGTCTTCGTGGCCGCCGGGAGGGAGCTGGTCTACGTCTACGACCGGGAGGCGCGGCAGCTGACC GCGGCGTACAGGTTTCCCGGGCAGGTGTGGCACCTGGAGGTCCTGGCCCCGCGCAGGGCGCTGCTCGTCCTGTGCGCCCGGAGGGGCGTCTACTGCCTGTCCTTGGACCAGGCCCGCAG GTCTGTGAGCCAGAGGGATGGGGACGACGAGGACGGCGAGTCCCCGTCCCCCGTGACCGCTGTGGACCCAGACACCTGTGTGCTCCCCGACGCCACGCTGTGCGCGTTCACCGTGCTGGGCGACCTGCTCATCGCGCTGGCGCAGGGCCCCGCCCAGTGGAAGGTGCAGCTGTTTGAGTGTCCGTGTCCGGGGGAGGACCCCGGGCCCAGAGGCCAGATCGGGGAGGTGGAGCTGTCGACCCACACCCCCCCAGCGGGGAGCCCGGGGCAACCCCaggccctccccttcctcccggtGCTGTGCTGTGTGTCCCTGCGCAGCTCCAGGGCCCGGCACGGCTCCCCGCACGGCCCCAGGGCCCTCACGCTGGAGGGGTCCCTCTTCGGGCTCCTCTTCGGAGCCGACGCCGCCCTCCTGGAGTCGCCCGTGATCCTCTGTGGCCTCCCCGACGGCCAGCTCTGCTCTGTGGTCCTGCAGACCCTGGTCCCCTCCGGGCTGGCCCCTGGTGACCCCAAGGCCCTGGTCAGGATCCTGCACCACCTGGAACAGCCCATCATCTTCATCGGGGCCTTGAGGACGGAGCCCTCGGCTGAGGGCCCAGAGGCTGCGGACTTGGACTGCCTGGTGGCGCTCGGCCGCCACGGCCGGACCCTGGCCATCAAGGCCAGCTGGGACGAGGCGGGGAGTCTGGTGCCGGAGCTGCGCGAGTACTGCCTGCCGGGGCCTGTGCTCTGCGCGGCCTGTGGCGGGGACAGCCACGTCTACCACAGCACCCCGTCCGGCCTCTGCGCGGTGGACCTGGCTCGAGGAGGCACCCCCGGGGACCCCGTGCCGCCCGACGGCCCGGGACGCCTGCCCCCTCTGCTGTGTCCCGCCAGCTTGGGTGTCTGCAGCGTCGTCACCCTCTCGCCGCCGTCTAGGTCGCCTGAAG GGGGCACCGAGCTCCTGGCCCTGTCGGCCAAAGGCCGCCTGATGACCTGCCGCTTGGACCTGAGCCCCGAGCCCCCTCAGCCCGCCCGGGTGACCGCGGCGGACACGGGCCGGAAGATCAAGGACCTGCTCTGCGGGATCGGCACCGTCTCTGAGAG AGTGTCCTCCCTGAAGAAGGCCGTGGACCAGCGCAACAGGGCCCTGACGTGTCTGAACGAGGCCATGAACGTGAGCTGTGCCCTGCTGGCCAGCCGGGAGGGCGCCCGGCCCGTCTCCTGCACCACCACCACGGCCTGGAGCCGCCGGGAGCTGCGGGACGTGCTGACCGCCACCTGCCTGCTGGAGAACAGCAGCGGCTTCCGCCTGGACCGCGGCTGGGCCCTGTGCGTCCAGGTGCTGCCCGGCTCCCACGCCTCGGACTCGGACCCGGCGGGCTCGGCCGTGACCTACACCGTCCCCGTGGACCGGCTGGGCCCCGGCGAGCGGCGGGAGGTGACGCTGCTCCTGGGCCCCGGGGAGGACGGCGCGCTAGACCTGCCCGTGACCGTGTCCTGCGCGCTCTTCCTCAGCCTCAGGGAGGTCGTGGGCGGGGCCCTGGCCCCCTCGGACCCTTTCAAGGACCCCTCCTTGGACGGGTGCCCCCCCGACGTCCTGCCTGAGCAGGAGGGTATCTGCCTGCCCCTGGGCGAGCACACGGTGGACATGCTGCAGGGCCTGCGCTTCCCGGGCCTGGCTGCGCCCCCCGCGCAGGCCCCCgcgccctgcccccctcccggcGACCCCGTGAGCACCTTCCTGGGAACCTGCTGGCGGCCGGGCAGCGAGCCGGCGGGGCCCGAGTCCCTGCGCGCCAAGTACCTGCCGCCGTCCGTGGCCGCCATCCGGGTGTCCGCGGAGCTGCTCAGAGCTGCCctgggggacagggacccag GCGTGTCCCTGTGCTGCGCCACcctgcagtggctgctggcccagaACGCCGCCGTGGACGCCGTGCGGGCCCGAGCCCTGACCTCTGTCCAGGCCCTGACCCCGGACGGCGCCGAGATCCGCCTCATCGTCCAGGAG GTGGCGGTGGCCGGCCTGTGCCCGGCGGGGCCCGTGCAGGCCGTGGAGGTCCAGGTGGAGAGCTCCTCGCTGGCCAACATGTGCCGGGCCCACCACGCCATCGTCGGGCGCATGCAG AGGATGGTGGTGGAGCAGGCCGCCCGGGGCTCCAGCCCCCCCGACCTCCGCGTGCAGTATCTCCAGCAGATCCAGGCCAACCACGAG acGCTGCTGCGGGAGGTGCAGGCCCTGCGGGACCGGCTGTGCACAGAGGACGAGGCCAGCTCCCGGGCGACGGCGGAGCGGCTCCTGCAGGTGTACCAGCAGCTCCgcagccccagcctcctcctgctgtga